In Columba livia isolate bColLiv1 breed racing homer chromosome 20, bColLiv1.pat.W.v2, whole genome shotgun sequence, a genomic segment contains:
- the SPACA6 gene encoding sperm acrosome membrane-associated protein 6, whose protein sequence is MGWWCAPMMLLLVLWLPRNPGIRAGGLGLWWWVALVSWLPGVHPCLFCFLAPTDQRQLCRYMTETSAKETQHQLCLEALVEAAEPLASVIVGASWDPRDAQPNGDSNQGEEQHMALQKIIMDAVDFVKKQKGKKPFRVSLKAAIKKIWVKLSKMEEAPACIPPCGNQKAARVFQCATCHIMHCPFPLDCPVQEVWARADEVVTLHCDVPFAIPPNWSITWMFAKDMRTQDLTLFEELQTSEEGPLSLTLWGPVQGTFACRLADLFEPFIRKYFYLNVSGQNVEAERGLQARLRVVLRWPHDMAPLHPMAWLGLGLALGSMTLVMLLGAIWQCWSFSRPR, encoded by the exons ATGGGGTGGTGGTGTGCACCCATGATGCTGCTGTTGGTCCTCTGGCTCCCTCGAAACCCAGGCATACGGGCAGGAGGACTTGGCTTGTGGTGGTGGGTGGCCTTGGTGTCCTGGCTCCCTGGCGTGCACCCCTGCCTGTTCTGCTTTTTGGCTCCCACCGATCAGAGACAGCTGTGCCGTTACATGACTGAGACCAGTGCCAAAGAGACCCAACATCAACTCTGCCTTGAAGCCCTTGTTGAGGCTGCTGAACCACTTGCCTCTGTCATTGTGGGTGCGTCATGGGACCCCAGGGACGCCCAACCCAACGGGGACTCCAACCAAG GGGAGGAGCAGCATATGGCACTTCAGAAGATCATCATGGACGCTGTGGATTTTGTGAAGAAGCAGAAGGGCAAGA AGCCCTTTCGGGTGTCTCTGAAGGCAGCCATCAAGAAAATCTGGGTGAAGCTGAGCAAGATGGAGGAAG CTCCAGCCTGCATCCCCCCCTGTG GAAATCAGAAAGCTGCCCGCGTCTTCCAATGTGCTACCTGCCACATCATGCACTGCCCGTTTCCCCTGGACTGCCCAG TGCAGGAGGTGTGGGCCCGCGCAGATGAAGTCGTCACACTGCACTGTGACGTGCCCTTTGCTATCCCCCCGAACTGGTCCATTACCTGGATGTTTGCCAAGGAT ATGCGCACACAGGATCTGACACTGTTTGAGGAGCTGCAGACGAGTGAAGAGGGACCTCTGAGTCTGACCCTCTGGGGCCCCGTTCAGGGAACCTTCGCCTGTCGCCTGGCAGACCTTTTTGAACCCTTCATCCGCAAGTACTTCTACCTCAATG TATCAGGGCAAAATGTGGAGGCAGAGCGGGGACTCCAGGCTCGGCTCAGAGTTGTGCTGCGCTGGCCCCATGACATggcccccctgcaccccatggcgtggctggggctggggctggcactTGGCTCCATGACACTCGTGATGCTACTGGG AGCCATATGGCAGTGTTGGAGCTTCTCCAGACCTCGCTGA
- the LOC102087286 gene encoding fibrinogen-like protein 1-like protein isoform X2: MAQGHLLLACVLVLAVPGHSLHMQTLNIFKKSPSNTSASALKKTNLPADCSEVSSGSPSGVYFIQPTGLQPIMVYCEMSVADGGWTVIQRNRQSTEITWAESWTTYKYGFGNVHTEYWLGTEYIHQISRQKVYRVRFIIWDAANYARFADYNPFSVEDESQGYRLRLGVYSGTAEDAMSSDNPRKVHNNMKFSTKDRDQDTYRGNCASHSGGGWWYSACYSVRLNVKEGITWGSLCNGNCKGSAILIKPAPHQ, encoded by the exons ATGG CCCAGGGCCATCTACTCCTTGCTTGTGTGCTGGTCTTGGCTGTCCCAGGCCACTCCCTGCATATGCAAACCCTAAACATCTTCAAGAAATCTCCCTCCAACACTTCGGCGAGTGCTCTGAAGAAAACCA ATTTGCCTGCTGACTGCAGCGAGGTCTCTTCTGGCAGCCCCAGCGGCGTCTACTTCATCCAGCCCACCGGTCTGCAGCCCATCATGGTGTACTGCGAAATGAGCGTGGCAGATGGGGGCTGGACGGTCATCCAGAGGAACCGGCAGAGCACCGAGATCACCTGGGCCGAGTCCTGGACCACCTACAAGTACGGCTTTGGGAACGTGCACACCGAATACTGGCTGGGCACTGAGTACATCCATCAGATCTCCAGGCAGAAGGTCTACCGGGTCAGGTTTatcatctgggatgctgcaaaCTATGCCAGGTTTGCAGACTACAACCCCTTCAGTGTGGAAGATGAGTCCCAGGGCTACCGGCTGAGGCTGGGAGTGTACTCAGGGACAGCAGAGGACGCCATGTCCTCAGACAATCCCAGGAAAGTGCACAACAACATGAAATTCTCCACAAAAGATCGGGATCAGGACACTTACAGAGGGAACTGTGCCTCCCACTCTGGGGGCGGCTGGTGGTACTCAGCGTGTTATTCTGTGCGGCTGAATGTCAAGGAGGGCATAACGTGGGGCAGCCTGTGCAATGGGAACTGCAAAGGGTCTGCCATCCTCATCAAACCAGCTCCGCACCAGTAG
- the LOC102087286 gene encoding fibrinogen-like protein 1-like protein isoform X1, translating into MAAQGHLLLACVLVLAVPGHSLHMQTLNIFKKSPSNTSASALKKTNLPADCSEVSSGSPSGVYFIQPTGLQPIMVYCEMSVADGGWTVIQRNRQSTEITWAESWTTYKYGFGNVHTEYWLGTEYIHQISRQKVYRVRFIIWDAANYARFADYNPFSVEDESQGYRLRLGVYSGTAEDAMSSDNPRKVHNNMKFSTKDRDQDTYRGNCASHSGGGWWYSACYSVRLNVKEGITWGSLCNGNCKGSAILIKPAPHQ; encoded by the exons ATGG CAGCCCAGGGCCATCTACTCCTTGCTTGTGTGCTGGTCTTGGCTGTCCCAGGCCACTCCCTGCATATGCAAACCCTAAACATCTTCAAGAAATCTCCCTCCAACACTTCGGCGAGTGCTCTGAAGAAAACCA ATTTGCCTGCTGACTGCAGCGAGGTCTCTTCTGGCAGCCCCAGCGGCGTCTACTTCATCCAGCCCACCGGTCTGCAGCCCATCATGGTGTACTGCGAAATGAGCGTGGCAGATGGGGGCTGGACGGTCATCCAGAGGAACCGGCAGAGCACCGAGATCACCTGGGCCGAGTCCTGGACCACCTACAAGTACGGCTTTGGGAACGTGCACACCGAATACTGGCTGGGCACTGAGTACATCCATCAGATCTCCAGGCAGAAGGTCTACCGGGTCAGGTTTatcatctgggatgctgcaaaCTATGCCAGGTTTGCAGACTACAACCCCTTCAGTGTGGAAGATGAGTCCCAGGGCTACCGGCTGAGGCTGGGAGTGTACTCAGGGACAGCAGAGGACGCCATGTCCTCAGACAATCCCAGGAAAGTGCACAACAACATGAAATTCTCCACAAAAGATCGGGATCAGGACACTTACAGAGGGAACTGTGCCTCCCACTCTGGGGGCGGCTGGTGGTACTCAGCGTGTTATTCTGTGCGGCTGAATGTCAAGGAGGGCATAACGTGGGGCAGCCTGTGCAATGGGAACTGCAAAGGGTCTGCCATCCTCATCAAACCAGCTCCGCACCAGTAG